One Blastocatellia bacterium DNA window includes the following coding sequences:
- the udk gene encoding uridine kinase has product MLVGICGGSASGKTTIAKKIIAGVGEENVVYLQQDNYYLDLGHLSICERHKINFDHPESLDLELLIEHTKNLLEGKEIKQPIYDFSEHTRTGEFYTVQPKPIILLDGLLVFHNSILRELMKVRVFVDTPDDIRFIRRLKRDIAERGRDKESVIYQYLTTVKPMYEQLIKPSQKYADFIISGEQNNEIVIKIMITWLKSLLI; this is encoded by the coding sequence ATGTTAGTGGGAATTTGTGGGGGAAGTGCTTCAGGAAAAACAACTATTGCTAAAAAAATTATTGCTGGTGTTGGCGAAGAAAATGTTGTTTATTTGCAACAAGATAATTATTACCTGGATTTAGGACATTTATCTATTTGTGAACGTCATAAAATAAATTTTGATCATCCAGAATCTTTAGATTTAGAACTACTGATTGAGCATACTAAAAACTTATTAGAAGGTAAAGAAATCAAACAACCTATCTATGATTTTTCTGAGCATACCCGAACAGGAGAATTTTACACAGTCCAACCTAAACCTATAATCTTACTTGATGGACTACTTGTTTTTCATAATTCAATCTTACGTGAGTTAATGAAAGTAAGAGTTTTTGTTGATACTCCTGATGATATCCGCTTTATTCGCCGCTTAAAGCGCGATATTGCCGAACGTGGGAGAGATAAAGAGTCTGTAATTTATCAATATTTAACAACTGTCAAACCAATGTATGAACAGTTAATAAAACCTAGCCAAAAGTATGCAGACTTTATTATTTCAGGTGAGCAAAATAATGAAATAGTAATAAAAATAATGATCACTTGGTTAAAATCTTTGCTAATTTAA
- a CDS encoding ACT domain-containing protein — protein MTRILLADKLHSSCISALQQINSLEVVNKPDLSADTLPEALEGIDILVVRSTKVTTKALEAAKSLSLIIRAGAGTNTIDVKGASRRGIYVTNCPGKNAAAVAELALGLMLAIDRRIPDNVIEMRQGKWNKKKFSKANGLKGRTLGIIGLGQIGQDVITRSQSFGMEVIGWSRSLTPEKAEELNIKFAATPLEVAASADIVSVHLALADGTKNLINREFLAAMKKGAIFINTSRGEVVDEEALAEELAAGRLFAGLDVFAQEPAGGEAQISFPISTSANLYGTHHIGASTDQAESETGDEVVRIVKCFLNGEEIPNCVNLRRGSSASYGIVVRHEDRVGVLAAVFGVLKEHGCNVQEMQNQIFEGAVAACAKIMLDAPAPQEALNLIKECDGVLYVATVG, from the coding sequence ATGACTAGAATTCTGCTTGCAGATAAACTTCACTCGTCTTGTATTTCAGCATTACAACAAATTAATTCTTTAGAAGTAGTTAATAAGCCTGATTTAAGTGCAGACACTTTGCCCGAAGCATTAGAAGGCATAGATATTTTAGTAGTTCGTAGCACTAAAGTAACAACTAAGGCTTTAGAAGCCGCTAAATCCTTAAGTTTAATTATTCGTGCTGGTGCAGGAACTAACACAATAGATGTAAAAGGAGCTTCTAGGCGAGGTATTTATGTAACAAATTGTCCTGGTAAAAACGCTGCGGCAGTCGCAGAACTAGCCCTAGGGCTAATGTTAGCCATTGACCGGCGCATTCCAGATAATGTTATTGAAATGCGCCAAGGCAAGTGGAATAAAAAGAAATTCTCTAAAGCAAATGGCTTAAAAGGCCGGACTCTTGGCATTATTGGCCTTGGTCAAATTGGACAGGACGTAATTACTCGTAGTCAATCTTTTGGAATGGAAGTTATTGGATGGTCGCGCTCTTTAACTCCAGAAAAAGCAGAAGAGCTTAACATAAAATTTGCGGCTACACCTTTAGAAGTTGCTGCTAGTGCAGATATTGTTTCTGTGCATTTAGCTCTTGCTGATGGCACTAAAAACTTAATCAACAGAGAATTTTTAGCTGCAATGAAAAAAGGAGCTATTTTTATCAACACATCTCGCGGTGAAGTAGTAGATGAAGAAGCCCTAGCCGAAGAATTAGCAGCAGGCAGGCTTTTTGCTGGCTTAGATGTTTTTGCTCAAGAGCCTGCTGGCGGTGAGGCTCAAATAAGTTTTCCAATTTCTACTTCCGCTAATCTTTATGGTACACACCACATTGGAGCATCAACCGATCAAGCAGAAAGTGAAACAGGCGATGAAGTAGTCCGCATAGTCAAATGTTTTCTAAATGGTGAAGAAATTCCTAATTGTGTTAACTTACGTCGTGGCTCTAGTGCAAGTTATGGAATAGTAGTAAGACATGAAGACCGTGTAGGAGTTTTAGCAGCAGTATTTGGGGTATTAAAAGAACATGGTTGTAATGTTCAGGAAATGCAAAACCAAATTTTTGAAGGTGCTGTTGCTGCCTGCGCCAAAATTATGCTAGACGCACCTGCTCCACAAGAAGCACTAAATTTAATTAAAGAATGTGATGGTGTTTTATATGTCGCTACAGTAGGATAA
- a CDS encoding cytochrome C oxidase subunit IV family protein, whose amino-acid sequence MSEKHAEHHIVSPTTYAAILGALLVFTVLTYYVAFIDLGIASNFVAMGIAVTKATLVVLFFMHIFYSTRLLWVVVVGSFGWLALMLLITLGDYVTRHWDIQQRIFF is encoded by the coding sequence ATGTCTGAAAAACACGCTGAACATCATATTGTTTCACCAACAACTTATGCTGCTATTCTAGGCGCATTACTAGTTTTTACAGTGCTAACTTACTATGTAGCCTTTATTGATTTAGGCATAGCAAGTAACTTTGTAGCTATGGGCATAGCCGTCACCAAAGCCACATTGGTAGTGTTATTTTTTATGCACATTTTCTATAGCACCCGTCTTTTATGGGTAGTTGTTGTAGGTAGTTTTGGCTGGCTAGCTTTGATGTTACTTATAACATTAGGTGATTACGTAACAAGACATTGGGACATCCAACAACGTATTTTCTTTTAA
- a CDS encoding cytochrome c oxidase subunit 3 family protein → MPVHSDHAAGHHPALAHHFQDLDQQKDTTWLAMWVFLATEIMFFGGLFLAYVIYRSTYPDAFAIASNALDVKMGLGNTFVLIISSFTMAMSVYSAQVGKKTNLIAFLILTLILGGTFLGVKYFEYKDKFEHGLVPGRHFDFASHHDPKTGAAIEHGASSSSHGESSHSETGDKKPLREIQIFFSLYFAMTGLHAFHMIIGAGLLIWLIGLSAKNTFSKEYNSPVELVGLYWHFVDIVWIFLFPLLYLIGRHHH, encoded by the coding sequence ATGCCCGTGCATAGTGATCACGCAGCAGGACATCATCCAGCTTTAGCCCACCATTTCCAAGATTTAGATCAACAAAAAGATACCACATGGCTTGCCATGTGGGTCTTCTTAGCTACAGAAATTATGTTTTTTGGAGGCTTATTTTTAGCCTATGTAATATATCGCTCTACTTATCCAGATGCTTTTGCCATTGCAAGTAATGCCCTAGATGTAAAAATGGGTCTAGGCAATACATTTGTACTGATTATAAGCAGTTTTACTATGGCGATGTCTGTTTATAGTGCGCAAGTTGGCAAGAAAACAAATTTAATTGCTTTTCTAATCTTAACCCTAATACTTGGTGGTACATTCTTGGGCGTTAAGTATTTTGAATATAAAGATAAATTTGAACATGGGTTAGTGCCGGGCAGACATTTTGATTTTGCCTCACACCATGACCCAAAAACAGGTGCAGCCATTGAACATGGTGCTTCTAGCAGCAGTCATGGTGAAAGCAGCCATTCAGAAACAGGTGATAAAAAGCCTTTAAGAGAGATACAAATATTTTTCTCTCTCTATTTTGCTATGACTGGTCTTCACGCATTCCACATGATTATTGGCGCAGGTCTACTTATTTGGTTAATAGGTTTATCTGCAAAAAATACATTTTCTAAAGAATATAATTCTCCGGTGGAACTAGTCGGACTTTATTGGCACTTTGTTGATATAGTTTGGATTTTCTTATTCCCACTTCTTTATTTAATTGGCCGTCATCATCATTAA
- a CDS encoding cbb3-type cytochrome c oxidase subunit I: MSVTTVPQQQEQENYLTAGYSLQSWFLTYDHKRIAWLYLASITAMFFIGGIFAALMRLELMTPASDLFEPDNYNKLFTMHGIVMVFFFIIPAVPAVLGNFLLPLMLGAKDVAFPKLNLLSWYVYIAGATFTIYTIVAGGVDTGWTFYTPYSTSSSQTHVVPVVLGLFITGFSSILTGLNFMVTIHRMRAPGLTWFRLPLMVWSLYATSIIQILGTPVIAVTLMMAGLEKIFKLGIFDPALGGDPVLFQHLFWFYSHPAVYIMIVPGMGVINEVVTCFSRRSIFGYRAIAFANVGFVIFSFVVWGHHMIVAGQSVYSALIFSILSYLVGIFSAIKVFNWTATMYKGSISYDTPMLYVFGFQGLFLIGGLTGLFLSALGFDVHVHDTYFVVAHFHYVMVGGLVMAFMAGIHFWWPKMTGKMYPESIAKFAMILVFSGFNLTFFPQFVLGYLGMPRRYASYTDEFQLLNIMSTAGGSVLGLGFTLGVVYMVWSLFYGKAVNSNPWKATGLEWEKASSPPIVENFHETPIVTEDPYNYANRDFIKDFPQELSKEVNARA; the protein is encoded by the coding sequence ATGAGTGTTACAACTGTACCGCAACAACAGGAACAAGAAAACTATTTAACTGCCGGCTATAGCCTTCAGTCCTGGTTTTTAACCTATGATCATAAAAGAATAGCCTGGCTTTACCTTGCTTCCATCACCGCAATGTTTTTTATTGGGGGAATCTTTGCAGCTTTAATGCGCTTAGAGTTGATGACCCCAGCTTCAGACCTTTTTGAGCCTGATAACTATAACAAGCTCTTTACTATGCACGGTATAGTGATGGTATTTTTCTTTATTATTCCTGCTGTGCCGGCGGTTTTGGGTAATTTCCTTTTGCCTTTGATGCTAGGAGCAAAGGATGTTGCCTTTCCTAAGCTGAATTTACTTAGTTGGTATGTGTATATAGCTGGTGCAACGTTTACTATTTACACCATAGTAGCTGGTGGGGTTGATACAGGCTGGACTTTTTACACTCCCTATAGTACTTCTTCATCCCAAACACATGTAGTCCCTGTTGTCTTAGGTCTCTTTATTACTGGCTTTTCTTCGATTTTAACAGGGCTAAACTTTATGGTGACGATTCATCGTATGCGTGCGCCAGGGCTAACTTGGTTTAGGTTGCCTTTAATGGTTTGGTCACTTTATGCTACTAGCATTATTCAAATTCTAGGAACACCTGTAATTGCTGTAACCCTAATGATGGCAGGACTTGAAAAGATATTTAAGCTTGGAATTTTTGACCCTGCTTTAGGTGGTGATCCTGTACTATTTCAACACCTATTTTGGTTTTATTCCCACCCAGCCGTTTATATTATGATTGTGCCAGGTATGGGTGTAATTAATGAAGTAGTAACATGTTTTTCTCGTAGAAGCATATTTGGTTATCGTGCAATTGCCTTTGCTAATGTTGGTTTTGTTATATTTAGCTTTGTCGTATGGGGCCACCATATGATTGTTGCTGGTCAATCAGTATACTCAGCCTTGATATTTTCAATATTAAGCTACTTAGTAGGTATTTTCTCAGCTATTAAAGTATTTAACTGGACTGCAACAATGTATAAGGGTTCGATTTCCTATGACACCCCAATGCTTTATGTTTTTGGTTTCCAAGGCTTGTTTTTAATTGGTGGTTTGACAGGATTATTCCTATCTGCTTTAGGTTTTGACGTTCACGTCCATGATACTTATTTTGTTGTTGCACACTTCCATTATGTAATGGTAGGCGGTCTTGTAATGGCATTTATGGCTGGAATACATTTCTGGTGGCCTAAAATGACAGGCAAAATGTATCCAGAAAGTATTGCTAAGTTTGCAATGATTTTAGTTTTCTCTGGTTTTAACCTAACATTCTTTCCACAGTTTGTTTTAGGTTATCTAGGCATGCCTCGTCGTTATGCTAGTTATACAGATGAGTTTCAACTACTTAACATTATGTCAACGGCTGGTGGTTCTGTTTTAGGCTTAGGCTTTACATTAGGTGTAGTTTATATGGTTTGGTCATTATTCTATGGTAAAGCTGTTAATTCTAATCCTTGGAAAGCAACTGGTCTTGAATGGGAGAAAGCTTCTTCCCCACCTATAGTTGAGAATTTCCATGAAACTCCTATTGTAACAGAAGACCCATATAATTATGCTAATCGAGATTTCATCAAAGACTTTCCTCAAGAACTATCTAAGGAGGTAAATGCCCGTGCATAG
- the coxB gene encoding cytochrome c oxidase subunit II, which produces MQLSSGVPFLPEQASTFALQVDLLYLFLTVVSAFFTVLVSGLIAFFAIKYRRRSDADCPPMTVSNLLLEITWIVIPLGISFVMFFWGAIIFFKMASPPKEAMDIYVTGKQWMWKMQHINGHREINELHVPVGKAVRLTMTSEDVLHSFYIPAFRIKADVIPGSYSKMWFEATKPGKYHLFCAEYCGTKHSGMIGSIIVMEQKDYENWLSNSNDASLTEAGQKLFKTLGCVSCHSPQSATKGPNLEGIYGKQVRLDNGNSLTADERYLRESLLDPNAKVVEGFPSNMPTYKGLITEEQILQLISYMRTLTPVVTSNTPNKAVTTAPTTSTVAVNPTATANQPTKSTGDQKPKTENNPSGAKTEPAKK; this is translated from the coding sequence ATGCAGTTAAGTTCGGGTGTACCATTTCTTCCAGAACAGGCTTCCACCTTTGCATTACAAGTAGATTTACTTTACTTGTTTTTAACGGTAGTCTCAGCATTTTTTACAGTATTAGTTTCAGGTTTAATAGCATTTTTTGCGATTAAGTATCGTCGTCGCTCTGATGCTGACTGTCCACCTATGACTGTCTCTAACCTTTTACTAGAAATAACTTGGATTGTTATACCTTTAGGTATTTCTTTTGTGATGTTTTTTTGGGGAGCAATAATCTTTTTCAAGATGGCTTCCCCACCTAAAGAGGCTATGGATATCTATGTTACTGGTAAACAGTGGATGTGGAAAATGCAACATATCAATGGACATCGTGAAATAAATGAATTGCATGTTCCTGTTGGTAAAGCGGTTAGATTGACTATGACTTCTGAGGATGTTCTTCATAGCTTTTATATACCTGCTTTTCGCATCAAAGCTGATGTGATCCCTGGTAGCTATTCAAAAATGTGGTTTGAAGCCACTAAACCGGGAAAATATCATCTATTTTGTGCTGAATATTGTGGAACTAAACACTCTGGTATGATTGGTTCTATAATAGTGATGGAACAAAAAGACTATGAAAATTGGTTAAGTAATAGCAATGATGCTTCTTTGACGGAAGCTGGTCAAAAACTTTTCAAAACCCTAGGATGTGTTAGTTGCCATAGCCCACAATCCGCAACTAAGGGGCCAAATTTAGAAGGTATTTATGGTAAACAAGTCCGTTTAGACAATGGTAACTCCTTAACGGCAGATGAACGATATCTACGAGAATCCTTACTAGATCCTAATGCTAAAGTTGTAGAAGGCTTTCCTAGCAATATGCCAACTTATAAAGGCTTAATTACGGAAGAGCAAATACTACAGTTAATTTCTTATATGAGAACTTTAACCCCTGTTGTTACTAGCAATACTCCTAATAAAGCGGTGACAACAGCACCAACAACTAGCACAGTAGCTGTAAATCCAACAGCAACAGCAAATCAACCAACAAAATCTACAGGGGATCAAAAACCAAAAACAGAAAACAACCCATCTGGCGCAAAAACTGAGCCAGCTAAAAAATAG
- a CDS encoding SCO family protein: MLMLALSVPAQVTKPELPQAVPNTRPPVLNDIGIDQRLNQQLPLELVFRDENGQNVTLQNYFGKKPVVLALIYYNCPMLCSLVLNGLIQSLNTLSFTVGKEFDVLVVSFDPRETPELATGKKRSYLERYVTKGTEAGWHFLTGEESSIKTLTQTVGFRYVYDAEKDLFAHASGVIVLTPEGKTSRYFYGVEYPPRDLRLGLVEASENKIGSPVDQLLLMCYHYDPKTGKYGAAVMNVVRLAGTITVIIIAAFIINTIRNDRKKKKLQPN; the protein is encoded by the coding sequence ATGCTGATGCTAGCTCTTTCTGTGCCAGCACAAGTAACAAAGCCAGAGTTGCCTCAAGCTGTTCCTAATACACGTCCACCAGTATTAAATGATATTGGTATTGACCAGCGTCTTAATCAGCAACTTCCTTTGGAATTGGTTTTTCGTGATGAGAATGGGCAGAATGTTACGCTACAAAATTATTTTGGTAAGAAACCAGTAGTATTAGCCTTAATTTACTATAACTGCCCAATGTTATGTTCTTTGGTACTTAATGGACTGATTCAATCCTTAAATACTCTTTCTTTTACTGTAGGAAAAGAGTTTGATGTTTTAGTAGTTAGTTTTGATCCAAGAGAAACTCCTGAATTAGCTACAGGAAAAAAGAGAAGTTACCTAGAACGATATGTCACTAAAGGAACAGAAGCGGGGTGGCATTTTTTAACGGGTGAAGAAAGTTCAATAAAAACTTTAACTCAAACAGTTGGATTTCGATATGTTTATGATGCAGAAAAAGATCTTTTTGCACATGCTAGCGGAGTAATTGTTCTAACTCCAGAGGGAAAAACCTCCCGCTATTTTTATGGAGTTGAATATCCTCCACGAGATCTAAGATTAGGTTTAGTTGAAGCATCAGAAAATAAAATTGGCTCACCTGTAGATCAACTTTTACTGATGTGTTACCACTATGATCCTAAAACTGGCAAATATGGTGCCGCAGTAATGAATGTAGTACGTTTGGCTGGAACAATTACAGTAATTATTATTGCTGCTTTCATTATTAATACAATACGAAATGATCGTAAGAAAAAAAAGTTACAGCCAAATTAA
- a CDS encoding cytochrome c — MTRIKLCILAIFCGLFLFNACRQDMADQPAYRPLQESNFFSDGQASRQLVAGTVARGQLRDDVHLYTGKKDGQFVATFPFAVDKTVVKRGQERFNIYCAPCHGQLGSGNGMIVQRGFKKAASLYEERLRNQSVGYYFDVISNGYGAMAGYSAQVNVRDRWAIIAYIRALQASQTSTTDPLPVDTMTDFTPSGVVDPKKQSSPTNTDAPKTENKDNSGGHK; from the coding sequence ATGACAAGAATAAAACTCTGTATTTTAGCTATTTTTTGTGGCCTATTTCTATTTAATGCTTGTCGCCAAGATATGGCCGATCAACCAGCTTACAGACCACTACAGGAAAGTAACTTTTTCTCTGATGGACAAGCTTCTCGTCAACTAGTTGCTGGTACAGTAGCTAGGGGACAACTAAGAGATGATGTCCACCTTTACACAGGTAAAAAAGATGGTCAATTTGTAGCTACATTTCCTTTTGCTGTAGATAAAACAGTAGTAAAACGTGGTCAAGAACGCTTTAATATTTATTGCGCTCCTTGTCATGGTCAATTAGGCAGCGGTAATGGAATGATTGTACAAAGAGGCTTTAAAAAGGCTGCTTCACTTTATGAAGAACGCCTGCGTAATCAATCTGTAGGCTATTACTTTGATGTTATTAGTAATGGATATGGAGCAATGGCTGGTTATTCTGCTCAAGTAAATGTTCGGGATCGATGGGCAATAATTGCTTATATTCGAGCTTTACAAGCTAGCCAAACAAGTACTACTGATCCACTACCAGTAGATACAATGACAGACTTTACTCCAAGTGGTGTAGTTGACCCCAAAAAGCAAAGTTCTCCTACTAATACTGATGCTCCAAAAACAGAAAATAAAGATAATTCAGGAGGACACAAATAA
- a CDS encoding DUF3341 domain-containing protein: MKEKAKIYGLMAEFDNPQTVVDAASAVHKQGYRKMDAYSPYPIEELGEAIGFHSKIQYIVLIGGIIGGCLGYALQYFTSVIDYPINIGGRPLHSWVSFIPITFETTVLFGAFSGVISMLALNGLPQPYHPVFNSKRFELASDDKFFICIEAEDPKFDRKATAEFLKSLGAVEVTEVEP; the protein is encoded by the coding sequence ATGAAAGAAAAAGCAAAAATTTATGGACTGATGGCAGAGTTTGATAATCCACAAACTGTAGTTGATGCTGCATCAGCAGTTCACAAACAAGGTTATAGGAAAATGGATGCCTATTCTCCTTATCCTATAGAAGAATTAGGTGAGGCCATAGGCTTTCATTCCAAAATACAATATATTGTATTGATAGGTGGAATAATTGGCGGTTGCTTAGGTTATGCTTTGCAGTATTTTACCTCGGTAATTGATTATCCAATTAATATAGGTGGTCGTCCTTTACATAGCTGGGTTTCTTTTATCCCAATTACTTTTGAAACAACGGTTCTTTTTGGTGCATTCTCTGGTGTGATTAGTATGCTAGCCTTAAATGGACTTCCACAACCTTATCATCCAGTTTTTAACTCAAAAAGATTTGAACTGGCTTCAGATGATAAATTCTTTATTTGTATTGAAGCTGAAGATCCAAAATTTGACCGTAAAGCCACAGCAGAATTCTTAAAAAGTCTTGGTGCAGTGGAGGTGACAGAAGTTGAACCCTAA
- the nrfD gene encoding polysulfide reductase NrfD — protein MEAKSSSEPVLKDVIPVLGPGHNFGTITEKISSIVLTRYTPISLFVGLGVAFIIVNILMASVTMLLARGVGVWGLNAPVGWGFAIINFVWWIGIGHAGTLISAILLLMGQKWRTSINRFAEAMTLFAVACAGMFPLLHTGRPWFAAYWLFPIPNTMALWPQFRSPLMWDVFAVSTYGSVSLLFWYVGLIPDLATMRDRAKNKVVKVIFGMMCMGWRGSARHWIRYETIYNLLAGLATPLVVSVHTIVSFDFAVSVIPGWHATIFPPYFVAGAVYSGFAMVLTLMLPVRALFRLQDFVTMRHVENMAKVMLATGLIVFYGYNMEAFMAWYSGNKYESFMMYNRMTGPYAWAYWALIFCNGVVPQILWIKKVRQNIIVLWVISLIVNVGMWLERFVIVVTSLHRDFLPSSWGIYWPTIWDWGMYIGTMGFFLMLMILFVRFLPMIPMFEIKTLLPESKVHHHEE, from the coding sequence ATGGAAGCAAAAAGCTCAAGTGAACCAGTACTTAAAGATGTTATTCCTGTGCTTGGCCCAGGACACAATTTTGGTACAATTACAGAAAAAATTAGTTCTATAGTTTTAACTCGCTACACTCCTATTTCCTTGTTTGTTGGTTTAGGGGTTGCTTTCATAATCGTTAATATCCTTATGGCTTCTGTCACAATGCTTTTAGCTCGTGGCGTAGGTGTTTGGGGGTTAAACGCTCCTGTTGGTTGGGGTTTTGCAATCATCAACTTTGTTTGGTGGATTGGTATTGGTCATGCAGGCACCTTAATATCAGCTATTTTATTATTGATGGGCCAAAAATGGCGTACCTCTATTAACCGATTTGCTGAAGCAATGACGCTTTTTGCTGTAGCCTGTGCTGGTATGTTCCCCTTGCTTCATACAGGACGACCATGGTTTGCTGCTTACTGGCTATTTCCAATCCCTAATACTATGGCATTATGGCCGCAATTTCGTAGCCCGCTGATGTGGGACGTTTTTGCAGTTTCTACCTATGGTAGCGTTTCCTTGCTGTTTTGGTATGTTGGTCTAATTCCAGACCTTGCAACAATGAGAGATAGAGCTAAAAATAAAGTAGTAAAGGTTATTTTTGGCATGATGTGTATGGGTTGGCGTGGTTCTGCTCGTCACTGGATCCGTTATGAAACTATTTATAACCTTTTAGCAGGACTTGCTACCCCTCTAGTTGTTTCAGTACACACAATTGTAAGTTTTGACTTCGCAGTTTCAGTAATACCAGGTTGGCACGCAACTATATTTCCTCCTTACTTTGTTGCAGGTGCGGTTTATTCGGGTTTTGCTATGGTGCTAACACTTATGCTACCTGTACGTGCATTATTTAGACTTCAAGACTTTGTAACTATGCGCCATGTGGAAAATATGGCTAAAGTTATGCTTGCAACAGGATTGATAGTTTTTTATGGCTATAACATGGAAGCTTTTATGGCCTGGTACAGTGGCAATAAATACGAAAGCTTTATGATGTATAACCGTATGACCGGGCCTTATGCTTGGGCTTATTGGGCATTAATATTTTGTAATGGCGTAGTGCCACAAATTCTTTGGATTAAAAAAGTTAGACAAAATATTATTGTTTTATGGGTCATCTCTTTAATAGTTAACGTTGGTATGTGGCTTGAACGATTTGTAATTGTTGTTACTAGCTTACATCGTGATTTCTTACCTTCATCTTGGGGTATTTATTGGCCTACTATTTGGGACTGGGGAATGTATATAGGAACAATGGGATTCTTCCTTATGCTAATGATCTTATTTGTCCGGTTCTTGCCGATGATTCCTATGTTTGAAATTAAGACATTACTGCCAGAATCAAAAGTTCACCATCACGAGGAATAA
- a CDS encoding cytochrome c3 family protein yields the protein MAQIFHRSFNNIAKISIVGLVLLLATIGGVVNVIIIRSSYLTQTQVAIEQPIQFSHKHHVGGLGLDCRYCHTSVEDAAFAGIPPTRTCMNCHSQIWVTSPMLEPVRTSFETGKPLVWKRVHNLADFAYFNHSIHVNKGVGCSTCHGRVDEMPLMWKENTLQMEWCLSCHRNPEKILRPKEDIFKMDWEPPADQEVKGRELAKQYNIQGKELLTSCSTCHR from the coding sequence ATGGCACAAATTTTTCACCGTAGCTTTAATAATATTGCAAAAATAAGTATAGTTGGATTAGTTTTGTTACTTGCCACCATTGGCGGGGTCGTAAATGTCATAATAATACGTTCTTCATACCTAACTCAGACCCAAGTCGCTATAGAACAGCCAATTCAGTTTAGCCATAAACACCATGTTGGTGGTCTAGGGCTGGATTGTCGTTACTGTCATACATCTGTGGAAGATGCAGCTTTCGCAGGTATCCCTCCTACTAGAACCTGCATGAATTGTCATTCGCAAATCTGGGTTACTAGTCCAATGCTTGAACCTGTTAGGACAAGCTTTGAAACCGGTAAACCATTAGTTTGGAAGAGGGTTCATAACCTCGCTGATTTTGCCTATTTTAACCATAGTATTCATGTTAATAAAGGTGTTGGCTGTTCTACCTGTCATGGTAGAGTAGACGAAATGCCATTGATGTGGAAAGAAAATACCTTGCAGATGGAATGGTGCTTAAGCTGCCATCGAAATCCAGAGAAAATACTTAGACCTAAAGAAGATATTTTCAAAATGGATTGGGAGCCACCTGCTGATCAAGAAGTTAAGGGCCGTGAATTGGCAAAACAATATAATATTCAGGGCAAAGAATTACTAACAAGTTGTTCTACATGTCATAGATAG
- a CDS encoding ABC transporter ATP-binding protein, which translates to MSLAVSTENLTKDFETMRAVNNVNLKIARGLFYGFLGPNGAGKSTTIKMLTGLMSPTAGRIEILGIDFSQNPVEVKKQIGVVPENLALFDRLTAAEYLNFVGRMYGLSHDQVAKRATELLELMELTANSRKLIIDFSHGMKKKIALSAALIHSPKVLFLDEPFEGVDAIAAKTMKDMLNAMISHGATIFLTSHVLDIVEKLCTDISIINCGTIVAQGSIEQLREGVFANSEALTKDLSNKKLTLEEIFIEIVGGGRERSENQLSWLVE; encoded by the coding sequence TTGTCTCTTGCTGTATCAACCGAAAATTTAACCAAAGATTTTGAGACTATGCGTGCTGTTAATAATGTGAATTTAAAAATAGCTCGCGGTCTTTTCTATGGTTTTCTTGGGCCTAATGGTGCCGGTAAATCGACTACTATAAAAATGCTTACAGGGCTTATGTCTCCTACAGCAGGCCGAATAGAGATTTTAGGAATAGATTTTTCACAAAATCCAGTTGAAGTAAAAAAACAAATTGGTGTTGTCCCAGAAAATCTAGCTCTTTTTGATAGATTAACTGCTGCTGAATACCTTAATTTTGTTGGTCGAATGTATGGATTAAGTCATGACCAGGTAGCTAAAAGAGCAACAGAATTATTGGAATTGATGGAATTAACTGCTAACTCTCGCAAATTAATAATAGATTTTTCTCATGGAATGAAAAAAAAGATAGCTCTATCTGCTGCATTAATTCATTCCCCTAAGGTATTATTTTTAGATGAACCATTTGAAGGGGTTGACGCTATTGCAGCTAAGACTATGAAAGATATGTTAAATGCTATGATTTCACATGGAGCAACTATATTTTTAACTTCTCATGTGCTTGATATTGTAGAAAAACTTTGTACAGATATTAGTATTATTAACTGTGGAACAATCGTAGCTCAAGGATCCATAGAACAACTACGGGAAGGTGTTTTTGCTAATAGCGAAGCCTTAACTAAGGATTTATCAAATAAAAAGCTAACTTTAGAAGAAATTTTTATTGAAATTGTTGGCGGTGGACGTGAACGCTCAGAAAATCAATTAAGTTGGTTAGTTGAATAA